Within the Telopea speciosissima isolate NSW1024214 ecotype Mountain lineage chromosome 4, Tspe_v1, whole genome shotgun sequence genome, the region GCTGTTCTCATGGTGTGCCGTACATGTGGAAAGAAAGGTGACCACTGGACATCAAGGTGCCCTTACAAGGATCTTGCTCCTCCATCTGAAGGATTTGTTGACAAGCCTGCATCAGAAATTACAGCTCCTACTGCTGGTGCAACCAAGGGAGCCTACGTTCCTCCAGGCATGAGAGGTGGTGCTGCAGAGAGAGGCAGTGCTCCTGATAGGCGCAGGAATGAAGAAAATTCGGTTAGGGTTACCAATCTTTCAGAGGATACACGTGAACCTGACTTGCTTGAGCTTTTCCGGACCTTTGGTTCTGTTAGCCGTGTGTATGTTGCTGTTGATCAGAAGACAGGCGTGAGCCGAGGATTTGGTTTTGTGAACTTTGTAAACAAGGAGGATGCTGAGAGAGCCATCAACAAGCTGAATGGCTATGGATATGACAATCTGATCCTCAGAGTTGAGTGGGCTACACCAAGGGCGAATTAGAAAGTCTCTAATAAACTGTTTAATAATTGGTTTGCTCttggttttaacttttaagtttAACAAGtaaaaccatttattaaacgatttgATTCGGTTTTAAGGGTTTGTGCGGCCGTTTGCAGGGATCTTCTTGAGGGTTAGACTGAGATAGAGGAAATCATCTTCCTCTATTAGCTGGGCTTTCTGCTGCTTTTTCTTTGATTCATTCCATTTCAGAAGGGCATCAACTGCCTTTTCAACTGTTCCTGAACTAACCCTAGATGATGTCGAAGAAGGAACAGGGACAGGGGACTCGCTCCAAGCCATGGAAGCCATCTGTTACTAGACATTAAGAAAGAACAGTCGGTGATTCCCGCTCAAAAACAGTGGCAAAATCTAAGCTTTAGCCTTTCGGAAATGGAGACTTATAGGTCTGTTTGGAAACTATAGAATCATTCTTCAAGATGAGAAGTATCATAGGAATAATCACCTATAGAGTTCACCTATTccctttacccaaaaaacaaagagttCACCTATTCTTACAAATTATTTTGACTCTAGTGGACAAAAGCGGCTTAATGGGTAAGGCCCGGGTGAAAACACCCCTTACCTTTTTACCTCACCCATCTAGCTAAATggtagaaaaaaacaaaaatccccTAGCTAAATGGTATTAAAGTCTTACCTAGCCCTTACCATGCCAGCTAAGTTAAATGATATAAGATCTTTTTCCAGCTAGACACCccattttgtttccattttatgtgtttttggtgAGACTCCATTTTGTTCCATTTAGGATCGCTTGTGTGGTTACATAGGAGCACACAAAAAGACCATTCAACCCTagtaaaattgaaaatcaataaaaaactgcagttccattttattttcatttggtCATAGAGCCTATTGTACTCATTAAGTTATTATTATCAAATCTGTAATTTTTATTAAGATTAAATTTTGTATCCGTGTGAAAAGATTAATTAAAATTCAtacaagaaaaaacaaatatcGGCTCTTGAACAAAATGAAATGTGTCTGTGGACTTATAAAGGTAAATAAAATACGTAATTAACGATGAGAGAGagggtgggttatttggtggcattacCCGATTGGGAGCTGGTTGGCCAGGTCGGGTCGCCCAATGAACTCTTGTTTTTGTCTCACAAGCATTACTTGACCTGAAGAACAAGCATGGAACAAAaatctcgatcgaaacctgtcgaaaccatcgagCTAAGTCGGTTTCCCAAAGTTTTCGAgatgagttgaagggggattttataaaatctctGGATTCGATCGGGTTTTgatggtttcgacacatatgctCATCGAAACTAGGGAAAACTTGGATCGAAACTTGGACAAACAGGTATTTATCCTAGAAACTctcagaaaccaggacagacacttaattatatctaatatcatttaagtaaataaacaaataccccctatttgaatccaataaaaatagttaaaaaatcaaattccaaaaaaaaaataaaaaaataaccccccaattcaagaacaaaaattggattttcgtcagtaagtgcaattttcaactttctaatgctggggtttttctcaaatctaaaaattctataaatgtcaatatggcaaaacattgctaaaaaccaaaagtgcgataaaatattcatttgttttgatgtccaaaaaaatattttcattcagagtgattttgacaacatttgcgcacatcaaattaagtttgaccgatacataactccttcaatataaatcagatttaagtaatcttggacttattggaaagctatcaaaacaaagctttctaacaaatccaagattgcttaaatctcacttatattgaaggagttatattcctgtcaaaccttatttgatatcatgtccaagaacaatatacaatatcaaacttggatcaaaaccacaagtaatatttttagtgttctctatgtgaaactaacgcatggattgagtttaaaatgtcaaaaataggcagcacaacaagaatcaggacAAAAAACCAACttatgggcctcgaaaccaaggttcgagttagcctggagaaagtcccaaatttcgaccgagatatggttgaaaccgagacgaactcgttttctggctggtcgaaaccgtcgaaacccgagttttggAACCTTGAGAACAAGTAGTATGGTTTGGAGGTTTCAGAGTTCAGATTCTCAATATGGACTTTTTGAGTATAGAACGAAGATTGAGATATTGGTATCAGGGACAATAACGATATTTGTTGATACTAATTTGGATCGATCAGTATTGGACCTGGATAAGCCAAGGATTGGGAAAAGTACCATTTTCTAGGATTGGTCCCCGGATCAGCCAGCATTGACCCAAAATTTGTCTACCTAAATCACTCATAGCAGAATATGTTCTTTACCATTTAAGTTGGCTCCCAGTTGATCAATTATATTAATGATTAAACTTCAAAAATTATTTCAGGAAATTCATTCAAGCCTAGGACGTACTCAATGCATGAGACTCCCACCACTGTGGATTcaggggagggtcataatttacgcagccttacccccagtTTTGAGGAAAGGTGGTTTCCCCAACTCAAACCCGCAACTATTAAATggcaatagagcaaccttaccaaaaaaaaactaggaaatTAGAAATACGTCTCTATATAAAGAACTTTAACTTTTGTGGAGCTGTAGCCAGAGTCAATACCTCAATCAGAATTCAGGGATTAACAATTGTTTGTAAGCAGAAAATGAATGAAATTGAATGCTGTTCGGAGTTCAGACCAAAAACTCTCCCTTTACTCTGAACCTCCAATCCTCCACAGACTTCACACCCGTCCAGCCCACTCATGTTTATTGATGCCTTGATGAcgaaggcctgatttggtatgatttatttttcaattttggattggttgcatgaaatagtcaataaatagatttttggccaaaaaattgaaattgtttagGTTCtataaatatgaaatattttaagaattaaaaaatccatttgagaGTTAAATTTCTGATAATAGATTCCCTATATTTCTTTGAAAagggtggtgctggtggtgtAAATGGTGGTGgcatggcggtggtggtggtggtggtggtggtgagactattaggagaagaagaagtgtggtgttttatttttaacgtGAAATTATTAccttgcccatcaaattaaccatgtgctcattaaagagcaaaagtgaaattaaatgaaattcaaaatttctatttcactgaaataaaatgcaaaaatcagatcaaacaatttttgaaattgaaatcaccctatgaaattgaaatagaaatcataccaaatcaagtCTTCATTAACCTCATATGGGGAGAAGGCAGTCATGATAGCAGCTTTGCACCACCTTTAAACTGTGGGCATCAATTAAGTCAGCGATCTTAACCCTCTTAGTAGACCTTCAAACCATGCCTCTGTCCTGAAGTCCGCATATTGCCCATCACCAATACACCACGTTAGGCCTTTCTTCAACAATTCATCACCTTTCAATGTGACCCACTTCATTTTGTTTAACATGTGTTCAAAACTACCacatttcccctctttttttagCGTCGGGATCCTCTATTGACGAGCTGCCCCTACTGCCGTGTGCGGCCAGACATAGCGAAACGGCACAAAGACTGCCCTACCCCTGCCCacgtgggggtaaggcggtctttaccGCCTTGCTATGTCTGGGGCGCATGGCAATAAGGGCAGCTCGGAAGTAGCGGATCCGGAACCATTTTTCTATGAACGAGAATTTaatcatgatttggttgagttgagttctatCAGTCAAACCAAAAGGACTCAGGGTATTGAGGTTCTGGAATTAATTGGAATCCACAAATACCAAACTTAACAATCCTAATTCATAACAAGCCCAAAAAGGTTGGAATCAGTTAAAATGTTCCATTGTTGCTTCTAATAGTGTTTAAATTAGGGATGGCAGTTTTCAACACTACCCATCAACCCAACATGAACCCAACAAGAAATTACAAGGTTAGGTTTCAGGAAAATTGAGCATGATTGAATTATGACATGAAATGAAGGATAAATGGGCCGTGTTAGGGTTGAGGGGGCATGGGGGATGTTACCTGCTCATTAACTTTTTAAAAGTATAAACAAAATTATATAAATTATGTAAGattatatttaaaatttaatGAAACTTGTAAGTTGgtgtttttgaattttgtgtCTATGCATTAgcttaaaacttaaaggaaaattttaaaggACAGTTAATACGAttgactatgatgtatggtgtggaatgttggacagttaagaaaTATCATATAAATACATTCAGGGTAGTTGAGATGAGGATGTGTGATAAACTAAGAAGGACAAAATAAGAAGGGAACGAGGACGCTACCTGGCCGTGTGCGGCACACAACACCTGTGCctagagatagattcatgggataACCGTTGCATCCTCAAAGATTTTTGTCTTTCCATAGGGGCATGACGATCATTTCACGTTATATCTAGGCACAGGAGCCACGCACTACACGCGACCAGATAGTGATCTTTTCCCCaaataagaaatgaacaaactagagctgacttgggagtaaCTCCAATAGGTGATAAGTTACGACGATGGCATGGCCATGTACAACAAGGGCTTTTTAGATGATCAAGAATGGAGGAGTGATTCGATtgaaattgaaggaactaaacaAACCAAAgacaaacctaaaatgactctaggacaAGTGgcgaggaaagacatgcatagcttaggccttctaacaagtatgactttgaatGTAGGTGATTAGATGGTAAAGATCTATGTAGCttaccccatttagttgggataagactgagttgagTTGTATGCAGGCTTGGAACTTCAATTCACTTGTCATTTGTAATCAGATTTTGATTATAATTTACCTAAAACAAGTCATATGatattaaaagaagaagatccaAGATATCTTACCAACCCAAACCAACATGACCTTTACATCATATGCTACTACTACTATGGGTTATCGGTCCAAAGAGATACTTAGACATGATTAAGAAATGGGTTGGGCTTGGTTTGGTTTGCATTGAGGCAATCTTGATATAACTCAAAACTGACCTGAACACAACCTGACATGACCAATTGCCACATCTAAGTTTGTAATGGATGATGCTCATTGTACATTATGTGCCATATTTACAATTGTGACACTGCTCTCAATTGAATTCTATATTTCTATGTATATTCAGTTATTAAGAAGTTCCCAACCAATTGATTGAATACTTGCTTTAGCCTTGACTGttcaattaaacaaaaaatcaaacaccAAATGGTGACCACCACAAGGAAGTTATCAGTTATGACAAAGAAGGGAGTAGCCAAAGGTTGAAAAGAGATGAAGCAGCTGAGAGAAACCAAGCCATGAAGGCCATTGCTGTAGATAGCTCATATCTGCAGCAGAACTTCGGAACACAGTGAAGCCCATCAATGGTGAGCAGGAAATTTATGACACCCGTTGATGCACAAGCTGCTGCGAGTGTGAGAATCGATAAGACCTGTTGTATGTAAGagtttgcatttttttttttcagaatgaATGGTGGAAAACATCAATTGGGTCATAAAATGAaagcaaaagaatcaaaagaaggaTTACCCAATCTCCTATGACAACGATCAGTAGTATTCCTGAATGACGAAAAGGACACCCAGCAAAGATTGAGAACCCATCCACCATTGCTAATGTGAAACTCCATGGAATCACTAGACCCATGGTTGTCACCAAGAAGCTGCAAAGTTCACATTTGGATAAATCATAAAGAATTTATTACAAAACAGGAAAGCAAGGTATTTGCAGATACAATAAGAAAGGAGTTGGGAAATTGGGTGTTGGGGGAACAGAGACTCGGACAACTAATGAAATGTGAAatacaaattttcaaaaaaaatcagGCACTTTGTTGAACTCCAGtcacaactctctctctctctctaaacctTGAGGCCAAATCTTAAAAAGCTTGAATGATGAAGATCCTTATACAGCTATTCgcggggagggggagggggagggagagttTTTACTGTACAAACATGACAGTAAATGTGGTTGAATAAAGAGTAGCCGAAGTGGAATCACTTAGTTTTAATCAATCCCCAAAGTAATTATCTACAAAGTTCTGCAGAACACTAGCCACTAGGCCAAAAACCATATTCAAATAGCTCAGCTACTGTTTCTTTTTATCTGTATGTGAGCCAAGGCTGAGGGCGGGCCTTGATGCAaaagtaaggttgctccattgtctGAAAACAGTCTCCCTATGAAAGCAGGGGCAAGGAAGTATACATTATGACCtttcccagaccccgcagtggtgggagccttatGCAccgggtatgcccttttttttgaGTCCAGGGCCCATTGATCTATCTTATCTTCCTTATTATTAAAACATAGACACTATGACCAGAAAATAACAAAGAGGATACAATGAACGATGAGGCAACTCCACAAGTTTCTGATCAGCATTTAGAGAACTGAATTCCTCATAGGGCTGTTGTGCAAGGGGCAAGCCCTGACCATTTTGTTAATATCCAAGCTTCCATTACAGACTTTCCTGGGTTCGAAACCTATATTCTCCTTCCCCAGCTAAAACACTAATGAAGAGGACTTTCAACATGAGACAAATGGATCCCAATGAATCAACCAGATAAGCAGTTAATTGGGTTTGGATCATTGTAACTAGGATTCAATAAATTTAACGAGCAAAACAAATTCCATTGTTCTGTGCTGCATGGAAGAGATCGAGCAGATTAACAAGTTCTGTGATTTTGAAGATGCAAATAAGCACAAGCGCCTCACTTTTATGAGGGCAATCTCTAAATATCCCCAATATCCCATGGCATGAGTTAGAAAGTCAATTACACGAAAAAACAGGGGATTGAGATAACCGCTTAAGGACTCATAAAAATTTTGCATAGAAGAGGGAAAAGATCAGAAAAtcagagaaaagagaaatacCAGAAAGCAGTGTAGTTGTAGAACTCAACTCCCAATGacatgaagagaagagaagcagaggAAAAGATGATCTGCCCCAATCTGAGCGACAAGCTGGTGCTGGTTCCCAAGGACCCTGGAAGGACTTCAATTCCATCCATGGCGGATATGATCTGCGGCTGATATTATCTCTCCCCTTGCAAAGGCTCATCATGATCGTTCAGTCCATCAACTTCTGCCATGCTAAACTTCTCATGAAACCCAATAATtagataagaaaattttgatatCTCGTCTTCGAAAACCTGTAAGATTTAGCTGTGAAAGAAGAAGGATCAGTTCAAAAACAggttcagaattttttttttttttttgattcacTTTTACTTTTATGCTTGTTCCCTTCCCTTTATatctttttctccttatttacCATTGgaatggaaaaggaaagaaataaatggGTACAGTGTACGTGGAACAGAGACGCGTAAACGTTATGAGATGGATACCTGAGCTGAGAGGTTCCCTATAATCTGAAGGAGATCACTGTGAACTGTGAATTTCTAATAACTCACTCAGCTTCACTCACATTCCCTGCTTTTAGGATCTCagacttcttctcttcttaagGAGAAAGTTTGAACAATTGTTATTGTTTCTAGCTTTTTTTTCCTACTTTATTTGAGTTAGTTTTAGTTATTCAAACACGTGAGTTCTATTTTTGCACGTGACTGTGAGCTTGCCAAGATGGGGGCTAAGGGTTAGAAGCGCAGTGGGTCCCAGTGCATCCAGACCGTCCATCTTGGTGCTCCTCCACCACTCTAATTTGGAAAGTTACAGTCCTCAAAAAACTAATGGTCCAAATGAACACCTTAAAGACcattaaatttttcttttttagaccCGTTAGAATTAATGGACGATCAAAGTTAAACGAGTTTGGCCCGCTTGACATGGCATATATTCTCTTAACAGTTTTGTATACTTACGTACTGTATTAAAGGCTTCGTACACGGTCGTGTATGGTGCACAATCGTGTCTACAACCCTTGAATGAAGATGAGGGGCTATATACTGTACATGATCATCCTCATCTAACGGTTGTGGATGCTGTCGTGCACTATGTACGGCCGTGTACGAAAACTCTCCCAAAAAATTGGAGATTTTAATTGGTAAAACTCTTATTAGAGGATGGTTCTTGGGTGCTAATAAAGGTTCAACGGATGGGCCCCTTATTCGGTCGAGTTGGGCTCACGTACAAGAACGGCTCACAGCTGTTCAGATGAAATCCactccatgtgggtcccatagggtggattccatctgaatggcTATTCAGTCTTACGTTTCCGTAAGTTTGATGACGAAAAAATCgttgggaggggaggggaacGGGTCGgagatggaaaaaaataaatatactaGTAAAGACCAAAATAATTATCAACTTCATTTTGTGGGcatctccaattcctccaattcctctaatagggggaagtggaccccaccttgggcagtgtttcgggcagggggtagggtggtcattccaccctcatgtgaggaattggagtgggcagcgaattggaggtgataacgattcgtAAAGACCATTCCATAAAAGCAAGTTTTGGTTCTAGATATAAGAGAATATATCCCTAATTGTTCGAAATATATCAAATAAGTGAGGATATAGAATTTATATCAACGGTATCACTTGAAACAAAGCAACCATGTGTTGTAccggatcattatcctctccggttcctctcatagggggttggaaatgatgacctaactCTCTGCCTAAGCACACTGCCCGAGTgaggttaagtcatcatttccGCCACCCTGTGAGATGAACTGGACGATTGTACCGGGCAGAGAACcggatagaaaaaaaatttgtgttgTACCATAGCTTTAATAATGAACatttgttagggttttaagtcctgcgtttgatatgcattcttgagATGGATTCCAGAtcaattttgcattctaggataataaaataattgtttttatcatctgagaatgtaGAATCGACCTgaaatacattccaagaatgcataccaaccTCAGGACTAAACCCTACCAAATGTTCATTGGAAACACCTATACAAGAGGATCAAAAAGATGTGTTCCATGACGACAGAAGACACAAAAAAAACTAGATGTTGCTGACATCCATCACATTAAATCTACGTGAGCAACACATTGGACAATGCTCATCTAGCATCAGTAAGATCTCATTGCACATCAGATAGATCGAGTTTAAAATATGACAGGTCCTAACGTATAACATGCTCTGGCCGACGTTTTTCTTGAGTCTTTTCAcaaaacccttctcttctttttcttttcttctcaacccTTGAAAATTGTTGTGTGAAACATGAAGAATCCTCTTGCAATACGATGATCAATGAGTGACTTCAAGGATCTATTCTAGGAATTTTCAGTTGAAtactctcttcctctctttcgcTTGAATactgtttctttgtttttttttcatgtacATCGACACCCTTTATATAAGGGCACAAAATGACGTGAAACAATTAGCTCAACCCAAATCCAATCCGGCCCTAGGtcaggctgagatatctcagctcAGCTCAGGCCTAACTCTGTTGggcccagcccagccctgattgaccctgatcggaCTGAGTTGGTCTTGATTGACCTTAGTTTTTGTTAGGGCCTAGTTGGCTCTGACTTGCCCTGTTTTTCTTCCATATAAGTCATCATAtgcattaaaaaagaaattgggtattggtttgttccatacttagttgactattagacttttctttggattaaaaaacttagcccaatcttaaaattataaatattttcttgtaaatcaatagataattagatactaaataaaaatcataaaatgcaaacaataaattgtaaagcataacctaacaccgGGCGGGCCGGGCTGAACTagcttgaggcctcaaccctagtcCATCCCAACACTGACCAGGgcctaaaaatttcaacccaaatTTACCCTCAgagttgaaaaatccaacccactCATGACAGGCCATGGCAGGCTCGGGCCGagagggccaaacttacacccctacttAGGATGGTATGCCATTAGATTGGaaggtaaatgattgaatttgcaaCCAAAATTCAACATGTGATCAATTTAAATCAATTCttaggtattttttttaatgatttccTAGATATCTAACAATGGGAATTAGACTCGTCACATCACTCTTTGACACGACAGAATGCATACCAACCAATTTTCTCCATggattgcctttttttttttcttttgttttggtaataacggggggggggagggggggggtgcgggggggggggacttCTACAAAGATCAGCATACAAAGGGAGAGAGATAAAGTCTGGAGGAACCAGATTACAAAACAGATAATCTTAAGACTGAGCACTTAGAGAAGCAAGACGGTCAATAACAGAGTTAGCTTCACGCAAGGTGAGCACTTCTTCAAATCTTGAGGATCAGtgaatgcattcttgaatgaTTAAAACAATCCTCCAAGGAACTGTTTGAGATCGACCACTCAAGACATTAATCACCAGCAAGTTGTCACTCTCTATGATCAGATTGGGAATGTTTAAGTCTAATACTGTTTGAATGGCTTGACGAACCGCTACCACCTCGGCAATAAAAGCATAATTCCATCCAATCCAATTTTCTCCAAGGATTGCCGA harbors:
- the LOC122658435 gene encoding CASP-like protein 5C1, coding for MDGIEVLPGSLGTSTSLSLRLGQIIFSSASLLFMSLGVEFYNYTAFCFLVTTMGLVIPWSFTLAMVDGFSIFAGCPFRHSGILLIVVIGDWVLSILTLAAACASTGVINFLLTIDGLHCVPKFCCRYELSTAMAFMAWFLSAASSLFNLWLLPSLS
- the LOC122658433 gene encoding eukaryotic translation initiation factor 3 subunit G-like, coding for MAMALDRPTSASYNQPQSNKLRWGELDEEDGEDLDFLLPPRMVIGPDENGVKKVIEYKFNDDGNKVKITTTTRTRKLAKARLSKRALERRSWPKFGDAVHEEVGSRLTMVSTEEILLERPRAPGSKAEETKVAGDPLAQLGKGGAVLMVCRTCGKKGDHWTSRCPYKDLAPPSEGFVDKPASEITAPTAGATKGAYVPPGMRGGAAERGSAPDRRRNEENSVRVTNLSEDTREPDLLELFRTFGSVSRVYVAVDQKTGVSRGFGFVNFVNKEDAERAINKLNGYGYDNLILRVEWATPRAN